In Helianthus annuus cultivar XRQ/B chromosome 3, HanXRQr2.0-SUNRISE, whole genome shotgun sequence, a single window of DNA contains:
- the LOC110932220 gene encoding uncharacterized protein LOC110932220 yields the protein MKSSDNNNKKKAPAAHKSPVFDCDCFDYYTNYWFRWDTSVNRELIHQVIEAIEENFTSSEQVNCRDRKPNQKKEKASHRRFAGKALNPPPEVSVSPPYDISLVEECAKEEHEVVEESPETDATARRGLPEVKGLFNWRLWGLWSP from the exons ATGAA ATCATCTGATaataacaataagaagaaagctccGGCCGCACACAAATCTCCGGTATTCGACTGCGATTGCTTCGATTATTACACGAACTACTGGTTCCGGTGGGACACGTCTGTTAACCGAGAGCTAATTCATCAAGTAATTGAAGCTATTGAAGAAAACTTTACCAGTAGTGAACAGGTTAACTGCCGCGACCGTAAACCTAACCAGAAGAAAGAGAAGGCGAGTCATCGGAGGTTCGCCGGAAAAGCTTTAAATCCTCCGCCAGAGGTTTCGGTTTCGCCTCCGTACGACATCTCATTagttgaagaatgtgcaaaggaAGAACATGAGGTAGTGGAGGAGTCGCCGGAGACGGATGCAACGGCGAGAAGAGGACTTCCGGAAGTGAAAGGGTTGTTTAACTGGCGTTTGTGGGGACTTTGGAGTCCGTGA